A window of Sphingobacterium sp. SRCM116780 contains these coding sequences:
- a CDS encoding stage II sporulation protein M codes for MREASFIERNKEKWLSIENNLSIHVDVNPDELASNYIELTNDLAYAQTFYPESRTKDYLNELAILAHQKIYKDQKASENKLKHFFSYEIPHAVWQMRRPLLFSFLIFLLASIIGFLSAHYDESFVRLILGDAYVDESIDNIRKGDPAAIYASGNNFGSALGITINNVRVAFLAFTFGIFFSVGTGYILFSNGIMLGAFHYMFYEYGVLQKAMSAIWIHGTIEISVIIIAGGCGLMLGNSFLFPKSYSRMESFIRAAKLSMKVLASTIPFFILAGTLEGFVTRYYHISMTMCLLIITITFLMILYYYILRPFQLAKTNQWK; via the coding sequence ATGAGAGAAGCTTCATTCATAGAACGAAATAAAGAAAAATGGTTGTCAATTGAAAATAATTTATCAATTCATGTTGATGTTAATCCCGATGAACTTGCCTCAAATTATATCGAACTCACAAATGATCTAGCATATGCACAAACTTTTTATCCAGAAAGTAGGACAAAAGATTATTTAAATGAGTTAGCCATTTTAGCACATCAAAAAATATATAAAGATCAGAAAGCTTCCGAAAATAAACTTAAGCATTTTTTTTCATATGAAATACCACATGCTGTATGGCAAATGCGAAGACCGTTGTTGTTTTCTTTTCTGATTTTTCTTTTGGCGAGTATTATCGGATTTTTATCTGCTCATTATGATGAGAGTTTTGTGAGGCTAATTCTAGGTGATGCCTATGTTGATGAGTCTATCGATAATATTCGAAAGGGAGACCCTGCGGCTATTTATGCATCAGGTAATAATTTTGGATCTGCATTAGGGATTACCATTAATAATGTACGAGTTGCTTTTTTAGCTTTTACGTTTGGTATTTTTTTTAGTGTGGGAACAGGTTATATTCTTTTCTCTAACGGCATCATGTTAGGAGCATTTCATTATATGTTTTATGAATATGGTGTTCTGCAAAAAGCAATGTCCGCAATTTGGATACACGGAACCATAGAAATTTCTGTTATTATCATAGCAGGTGGTTGCGGTTTGATGTTAGGCAATAGTTTCCTATTCCCAAAATCTTATAGTAGAATGGAATCCTTTATTCGAGCAGCTAAATTATCAATGAAGGTTTTAGCGAGCACAATTCCTTTTTTTATACTTGCAGGTACATTGGAGGGCTTCGTTACACGTTACTATCATATTTCTATGACCATGTGCCTACTGATTATAACCATTACATTTTTGATGATCTTATATTATTATATTCTACGTCCTTTTCAATTAGCTAAAACCAATCAATGGAAATAA
- a CDS encoding IS3 family transposase, which yields MKEIFINIPLSTICSLFGRTRQSWYEMNARRDVSVIQDGMILEWVWEIRSVLPRTGCVKLLHMLQQNLKAHHITIGRDAFSRLIRDNGMLIYPKRRYVTTTMSYHHYRKWPDMISRAKPLMAEQVWVSDITYLRTGTGFIYLFLITDAYSRKIVGYHLSQSLKASGCLSALQKAINGREYKQRPLIHHSDRGIQYCCDAYVELLQRNHIQISMTQSGSPYDNAIAERVNGILKTEFELYNTFESYSMAIEPVCRAIERYNNVRPHMSCKMMTPAQRHSQEITKTRNSTTRL from the coding sequence ATGAAGGAGATATTTATCAATATTCCCCTGAGTACCATTTGCTCGCTGTTTGGCAGAACAAGACAGTCCTGGTATGAAATGAACGCCAGAAGGGACGTTTCGGTGATTCAGGATGGAATGATACTAGAATGGGTCTGGGAAATCAGATCAGTGCTTCCGCGTACAGGATGCGTAAAGCTTCTTCATATGCTGCAGCAGAACCTCAAAGCGCATCATATTACCATCGGAAGGGATGCTTTTTCCAGGCTGATCAGGGACAATGGCATGCTGATCTATCCCAAAAGGAGATATGTGACCACCACGATGTCCTACCATCATTACAGGAAATGGCCGGATATGATCAGCCGGGCAAAGCCCCTGATGGCCGAGCAGGTCTGGGTAAGCGATATTACCTATCTGCGGACAGGCACGGGATTTATCTACCTTTTTCTGATCACAGATGCCTATTCCAGAAAGATCGTAGGCTACCATCTCAGCCAGTCACTAAAAGCTTCCGGATGCCTATCGGCACTCCAAAAGGCTATAAACGGCAGGGAATATAAGCAAAGGCCGCTGATCCACCACTCGGACAGGGGGATACAGTACTGCTGTGATGCCTATGTGGAACTATTGCAGAGAAACCATATCCAGATCAGTATGACTCAATCCGGATCACCCTATGATAATGCAATTGCCGAAAGGGTAAACGGTATACTGAAAACAGAATTTGAGCTCTATAACACCTTTGAGTCCTATTCAATGGCTATTGAACCGGTGTGCAGAGCGATAGAAAGATACAATAATGTCAGACCGCACATGAGCTGTAAAATGATGACACCGGCGCAAAGACATAGTCAGGAAATCACTAAAACAAGAAACAGTACAACCCGATTGTAA
- a CDS encoding transposase, whose amino-acid sequence METPRKGKHTGAPVTYESSFKIAVAREYLEGNLSQSQLGRKHGLKSGEVVRYFVNWYKKNIAQIHSGLISPDSELPPLASSSPDEQLQEELRLARLKITALEMMIHIAEQELDIDIRKKSGTKPPVK is encoded by the coding sequence ATGGAAACACCGAGAAAAGGGAAACATACAGGAGCCCCTGTTACCTACGAATCATCTTTTAAGATTGCAGTTGCCAGAGAATACCTTGAGGGCAATCTGAGCCAGTCACAGCTTGGGCGTAAACATGGACTTAAGAGTGGCGAGGTGGTTCGCTATTTTGTCAACTGGTACAAAAAGAACATCGCCCAAATCCATTCAGGCCTTATTTCACCTGACAGCGAGCTGCCGCCTTTAGCATCCAGCAGTCCTGATGAGCAGCTTCAGGAGGAACTCCGGCTTGCCAGGCTGAAGATTACCGCCCTTGAGATGATGATCCATATTGCAGAGCAGGAGCTGGATATCGATATCCGAAAAAAGTCTGGTACCAAACCGCCAGTAAAATGA
- a CDS encoding RDD family protein, whose product MNKLLINTPQNVKIEYNLASLGSRIIAFAIDYFIIIVYYILIITILYSFDINMGDSWLFFGILSLLTLPAFFYPVIMETAFSGQSLGKKIMKIKVVKIDGTRANFYQYFARWTFSLVDIWMCMGGIAITSIALSKYGQRIGDLSAETSVISLKAKLNLQQTIFEDVPSEKDIIFPQVIKLSDQDANKVKEIYDGAVKRKDYNILLALTQKLETIMDVKSTMHPNDFVNQVMKDHYILFRNK is encoded by the coding sequence ATGAATAAACTATTAATAAATACACCACAGAACGTAAAAATAGAATATAATTTAGCTTCTTTAGGCTCTAGAATTATCGCTTTTGCGATTGACTACTTTATTATTATCGTTTATTATATCTTAATAATTACCATCCTTTACTCTTTCGATATTAATATGGGAGATTCCTGGTTATTCTTTGGTATCCTATCATTACTGACGCTTCCAGCTTTCTTTTATCCTGTTATTATGGAGACGGCTTTTTCAGGGCAAAGTCTCGGAAAGAAAATCATGAAAATAAAAGTGGTTAAGATCGATGGAACGCGCGCTAATTTCTATCAATATTTTGCCCGTTGGACATTTTCTCTGGTTGATATTTGGATGTGTATGGGAGGAATAGCGATTACCTCAATTGCCTTATCCAAGTACGGACAACGCATTGGCGATTTATCCGCAGAAACATCTGTCATTAGTTTAAAAGCAAAATTAAATTTACAACAGACAATCTTTGAAGATGTCCCATCAGAGAAAGACATCATCTTTCCACAAGTAATCAAATTAAGCGACCAAGATGCAAATAAGGTAAAAGAAATCTACGATGGTGCTGTCAAGAGGAAAGACTATAACATTCTTTTAGCCCTTACTCAAAAACTAGAGACGATTATGGATGTCAAATCAACCATGCATCCCAATGATTTCGTCAATCAGGTGATGAAAGATCATTATATCTTATTCCGTAATAAATAG
- a CDS encoding M16 family metallopeptidase, with product MEYEIIRLSNGIRVVFQQQNLPITHACMLINAGSRDEKEGKFGVAHFIEHLLFKRTERRSTNQILNHLEAVGGDLNAYTTKEYTCVHASFLTPYLDKALDLFEDIFFHSTFPDEELEKEKSVIIDEMASYLDSPEESIVDDFEDIVFAGSGLGHNILGLEDQLLALTKTDIQDFIKSNYDTNEIVVSITGNYTIKQVERLANKIFAPVPENKIERERNDVSTIAVTHIESPKPINQVHYMLGCHAYSYRDDRKTGLLLLNNMLGGMGMSSILNLSIREKYGIAYTIESNYTMFSDSGLFSIYLGTDEEKVERAKKLVFKELNKLCEKEMTAGQLQKAKRKFIGQIALSEENRMSMIIAAAKNVMDYNRIVELDEIIEKIQTISAAELLTISKEILDPSRMLSLSFIPED from the coding sequence ATGGAATACGAAATAATACGCTTATCCAATGGAATACGTGTGGTTTTTCAACAGCAAAATTTACCGATCACACATGCTTGTATGTTGATCAATGCAGGGTCGAGAGATGAAAAGGAAGGTAAATTTGGGGTCGCACATTTTATCGAACATTTGCTTTTCAAAAGAACAGAAAGAAGAAGTACAAATCAAATTTTAAATCATTTAGAGGCTGTTGGTGGCGATCTTAATGCTTATACCACTAAAGAATACACTTGTGTGCATGCCTCATTTCTAACCCCCTATTTGGATAAGGCACTGGATTTATTTGAGGATATTTTTTTTCACTCTACTTTTCCAGATGAAGAGTTAGAAAAAGAGAAATCCGTTATTATAGATGAAATGGCTTCATACTTGGATAGCCCTGAAGAGTCGATCGTTGATGATTTTGAAGATATCGTATTTGCAGGTTCTGGTCTGGGACATAATATACTAGGTCTTGAAGATCAATTATTAGCTTTGACAAAAACAGATATTCAAGATTTTATAAAATCAAATTATGATACAAATGAGATTGTCGTTTCGATTACAGGTAATTATACAATCAAACAGGTAGAGCGTTTAGCCAATAAAATTTTTGCTCCCGTTCCTGAAAATAAAATCGAACGTGAACGTAATGATGTGTCAACAATAGCAGTTACACACATTGAAAGCCCTAAGCCGATCAATCAGGTACATTATATGTTAGGGTGTCATGCTTACAGTTATCGTGATGATCGGAAAACAGGTCTTTTATTGTTGAATAATATGCTGGGTGGAATGGGAATGAGTTCTATTTTGAATCTTTCTATTCGTGAGAAATATGGAATTGCTTATACCATTGAATCCAACTATACCATGTTTTCTGATTCGGGATTATTTAGTATTTATCTGGGTACAGATGAAGAAAAAGTAGAGAGGGCTAAAAAATTGGTCTTTAAAGAACTGAATAAATTATGCGAAAAGGAAATGACAGCAGGACAATTGCAAAAGGCAAAACGTAAATTTATTGGTCAGATTGCACTTTCAGAAGAAAATAGAATGAGTATGATCATTGCTGCTGCCAAAAACGTAATGGATTATAACCGCATTGTTGAATTGGATGAGATCATTGAGAAAATACAGACCATATCTGCCGCAGAGCTATTAACCATTTCAAAGGAAATTTTAGATCCATCGCGTATGCTATCTTTAAGCTTCATCCCAGAAGATTAA
- a CDS encoding DUF4129 domain-containing protein, whose translation MMNRWFFVILLFFTTASYANSDSTRMAMPSIDTLKHDSINIWNKNLFQEIPKDNRPATITIKDYKSVLARYQSEEFIYSENIKDKIGFFDRLIVRFNHWLSGLIPNSSFNFNEEFFYFLGLIGLAVLIYIFYKLIYSGNSFFRKDNKEGEDEEGSDLVYVEKNLMNTDLKPYLVDSIKDRNYTLAIRYMQLLNIQKLAHAHVIKWKYSKTNNDFANEISDSILREEFIKCTQVFEYVWFGGFDLTAADFERYQQDFKNFQSKIS comes from the coding sequence ATGATGAATAGATGGTTTTTTGTTATTCTTTTATTTTTCACAACTGCCAGCTATGCAAATTCTGACTCTACGCGTATGGCGATGCCGAGCATCGATACATTAAAGCATGACAGTATCAATATTTGGAACAAGAATTTGTTTCAAGAAATTCCGAAGGATAATCGTCCTGCTACAATAACGATTAAAGATTATAAAAGTGTTTTAGCTCGCTACCAATCCGAAGAGTTTATTTATTCTGAGAATATTAAAGATAAAATTGGCTTTTTTGATCGTTTAATAGTCCGTTTCAATCATTGGTTAAGTGGTTTAATACCAAATTCTTCTTTTAATTTTAATGAAGAGTTTTTCTATTTCTTAGGATTAATAGGTCTGGCAGTATTGATTTATATCTTTTATAAATTAATTTATTCGGGAAATAGTTTCTTTAGAAAGGATAATAAAGAAGGCGAAGATGAAGAAGGGTCGGATCTTGTGTATGTAGAAAAGAATTTGATGAATACAGATCTAAAACCCTATCTCGTCGATTCAATTAAGGACAGAAATTATACACTTGCTATTCGTTATATGCAATTGCTAAATATTCAAAAACTAGCACATGCTCATGTGATCAAGTGGAAGTATAGTAAAACAAATAATGATTTTGCAAATGAGATTTCAGATTCAATTTTAAGAGAGGAGTTTATTAAATGTACCCAAGTATTTGAGTATGTTTGGTTTGGTGGTTTTGATTTAACTGCTGCCGATTTTGAGCGTTATCAACAAGATTTTAAAAATTTTCAATCCAAGATCTCATGA
- a CDS encoding ABC transporter permease yields MEINFEFQKERKVGDFLQSFIDLLKIILGHFVRTVFSISIIPLSITTILYYFLSTKITFSSESNSFEDFNVYLWGGVLSVAVLLLVLYMYGICIEYFILLKNQKNTDFTGRDLLTVFRSHIGMYVKFFFASLLVMIIIGIPLGIAMFIIMFIPLFGSFGIGILFSIIGLWFFCSFLFYREGYFSLSTTFSETFNVIRKNVIQYGIATYIVSFIFQVVIMMLTFIPALIIGLISYNFLEFDSSFFDGSLGKMLMTLGALLVTILTIFLYMGSVLANGIIYETAKDFKYGDRIYAMIAKLGGGQ; encoded by the coding sequence ATGGAAATAAATTTTGAATTTCAGAAAGAACGTAAAGTTGGAGATTTTTTACAAAGTTTTATCGATTTGTTAAAAATTATCTTAGGCCATTTTGTCAGAACAGTCTTTAGTATTTCTATTATACCTTTAAGTATCACGACAATTCTATATTATTTTTTGTCTACAAAGATTACCTTTTCGTCGGAGAGTAATTCATTTGAAGATTTTAATGTATATCTATGGGGGGGAGTTCTGAGTGTTGCCGTCCTTTTGTTGGTTTTATACATGTATGGTATTTGTATCGAATATTTTATTTTATTGAAGAATCAAAAGAATACAGACTTTACAGGTAGAGATTTATTGACCGTATTTCGAAGCCATATTGGTATGTATGTGAAGTTTTTCTTTGCGTCCTTATTAGTCATGATCATTATTGGAATTCCCTTGGGGATAGCTATGTTTATTATCATGTTTATTCCTTTGTTTGGCAGTTTTGGTATTGGAATCTTATTTTCAATAATTGGTTTGTGGTTTTTCTGTTCGTTTCTGTTTTATCGTGAAGGGTATTTTTCTTTATCGACGACTTTTTCAGAGACATTTAATGTTATTCGAAAGAATGTGATTCAATATGGCATTGCCACTTATATTGTTAGTTTCATTTTTCAGGTAGTCATAATGATGTTAACTTTTATTCCAGCATTAATTATAGGGCTAATTTCTTATAATTTTTTGGAATTCGATAGTTCTTTTTTCGATGGATCTCTGGGGAAGATGTTGATGACTTTGGGCGCTCTCCTTGTAACGATCCTGACAATTTTTTTATATATGGGAAGTGTTTTGGCAAATGGAATTATTTATGAAACGGCTAAGGACTTTAAATATGGAGATCGTATCTATGCGATGATTGCAAAATTAGGAGGAGGGCAATGA
- the fabD gene encoding ACP S-malonyltransferase produces MKTAYVFPGQGAQFVGMGQDLYNLNEETKALFEKANDILGFRITDIMFAGTEEQLKQTNVTQPAIFLHSVILAKALGDQFKPDMVAGHSLGEFSALVSAGALSFEDGLKLVAQRANAMQKACELQPSTMAAILGLEDAVVENICAQIEDVVVAANYNCPGQLVISGSIAGVDKACVLLTEAGAKRALKLNVGGAFHSPLMEPAKVELQDAIEATEIKSPICPIYQNVDAAAYTDAETIKKNLIAQLTGAVRWTQTVQNMLADHAGAFVEVGPGNVLQGLVKKVDRQVQTSAASIAE; encoded by the coding sequence ATGAAAACAGCATATGTATTTCCTGGTCAAGGAGCTCAGTTCGTGGGAATGGGTCAAGACTTGTATAATCTGAATGAAGAAACAAAAGCTTTATTTGAAAAGGCAAATGATATTTTAGGTTTCCGTATTACGGATATTATGTTTGCGGGTACAGAAGAACAATTAAAGCAAACGAATGTAACACAACCTGCAATATTCTTACACTCTGTGATTTTAGCAAAGGCTTTGGGAGATCAATTTAAGCCAGATATGGTTGCTGGTCATTCTTTAGGCGAGTTTTCTGCTTTAGTGTCTGCGGGCGCGCTCTCTTTTGAAGATGGGCTGAAGTTGGTGGCGCAACGAGCAAATGCGATGCAAAAGGCTTGTGAACTACAACCCTCAACTATGGCAGCAATCTTAGGTTTAGAGGATGCGGTTGTTGAAAATATTTGTGCACAAATAGAAGATGTGGTTGTTGCAGCCAATTATAACTGTCCCGGTCAATTGGTTATATCGGGATCTATTGCTGGCGTAGATAAAGCTTGTGTTTTATTGACTGAAGCAGGGGCAAAACGTGCTTTAAAATTAAATGTTGGAGGTGCGTTCCATTCTCCATTGATGGAACCAGCGAAGGTTGAATTACAAGATGCAATTGAAGCGACTGAAATAAAATCACCTATTTGTCCGATCTATCAGAATGTTGATGCAGCGGCATATACAGATGCAGAAACAATTAAAAAGAACTTAATCGCACAATTAACAGGAGCTGTTCGTTGGACGCAAACAGTTCAAAATATGTTGGCAGATCATGCGGGGGCTTTTGTGGAAGTTGGTCCTGGTAATGTATTGCAAGGTTTGGTGAAAAAAGTTGACCGTCAGGTACAAACCTCGGCAGCAAGTATAGCAGAATAG
- a CDS encoding ribonuclease HII — translation MLLSYFQDELIEAGCDEAGRGCLAGPVFAAAVIFPRDYHHEVLNDSKQLSAKKRMQLRSIIEQEALAYAVASVSAEEIDKINIHNASYVAMHRALDQLKLKAQYILVDGNRFIPYQEIPHNCIVKGDGKYLSIAAASILAKTYRDDYMDNIANDYPEYDWLNNKGYPTVKHRSAVLSLGITPHHRKTFRITDPQLKLF, via the coding sequence ATGCTATTATCATACTTTCAAGATGAACTTATAGAGGCTGGTTGTGATGAAGCTGGAAGAGGCTGCTTAGCAGGTCCCGTTTTTGCGGCGGCTGTCATTTTTCCAAGAGACTATCATCATGAAGTGCTAAACGATTCAAAACAACTGAGTGCAAAAAAGAGAATGCAATTACGCAGTATCATTGAACAAGAAGCGCTTGCTTATGCAGTCGCAAGTGTATCTGCAGAAGAAATTGATAAAATCAATATACACAATGCTTCTTATGTAGCGATGCATCGTGCGCTCGATCAATTAAAATTAAAAGCGCAATATATCTTGGTGGATGGTAATCGGTTTATTCCTTATCAGGAAATTCCTCACAATTGTATTGTTAAAGGCGATGGTAAGTATTTATCTATTGCAGCTGCATCTATACTAGCCAAAACGTATCGAGATGATTATATGGATAATATAGCAAATGACTATCCAGAATATGATTGGTTAAATAATAAGGGATATCCAACGGTTAAGCATAGAAGTGCTGTTCTCTCACTTGGCATAACCCCACATCATAGAAAAACCTTTAGAATAACAGATCCTCAACTCAAGTTATTCTAA
- a CDS encoding outer membrane beta-barrel protein — MMRITFLLFCNIFLLSWVAQGQTKSVQGMLKDDKIRVVAGASVKLISDQDSMVTSSSIAGIFIFNNVKATNFKISVSNLGFEKFEQEFTFPAGESKYIIPSFTLQQSSELLQEVVIDGVPTVVVKGDTLEYTMKDLKLRDGSVAEDALKKLQGVEVDKDGNVTAQGESVKRVRINGKDFFGGDVKTATQNLPANIIEKMQIVDDYGDMANITGNKNGDSEKVLNIQIDPKYNQGHMTTLRAGYGTEDRYQATGMWMGMREGEQISVLGNLNNTNAPLFDFNTSGGGARRQQGGGGRRGGDMFGGSNGLTKLGSIGLNARKDFSDKLTVYGSYSYSHSNNTTLSDMFQQNTLRDIIQNDSIHSNSNTIGASHRFEANLEWKPSTRDYIKISPQFGFDDGDANALTNSITYRNEEFNNSQDQNTFTHSTAPRYGISGLYNRKLNDKGRNVFLNMNYNNAKTDKDQNAILQRLLEDPNNANASLNSIYERTIQEASNKSWNAGASLNYTEPLSEKGKLELTYDFNKNKYDNSNLQQGFDKENNPISDDPKLNFDYNYDYSFTTHRIGANYLYSGDKVTYSIGAAAQPSQLRGDAISSDLSVPIYRNNLNWMPIARFEYKFSRQSNLSVNYSGSATEPSVTQILPFDMSTNRTSIVMGNADLNPEFNHQMNIRFRKNDFQKGNNFFAFVNANLANNKIVSLNKSYLGALRNSNTGAIDTTLISETRYLNETNDHPYGISTFYHYGKSLKEKTYNIMLMGGISFNKRIGYSSTDSLDNVGLKNISKNIVFNQGLMFRYNPSENFEINPGVRYQYNHTENSLTNRTTNISSWTPTLIGSVNITPSTIFGADLSKQFNQGYGSGINANPFIINTYVEQKFLKGQRGTVRLQAFDLLNEQTNVSRTVSESMITDSRTNRLGRYFMLLFTYKFQKFALGSPDGDDKSRGGMRPPRM; from the coding sequence ATGATGAGGATTACCTTCCTTTTATTTTGTAATATATTCCTTTTGAGCTGGGTCGCTCAGGGACAGACAAAATCTGTTCAAGGAATGCTGAAAGATGATAAAATCCGTGTTGTCGCAGGAGCGTCAGTTAAATTGATCTCCGATCAAGATTCTATGGTTACCAGCTCATCGATAGCTGGTATATTTATTTTTAACAATGTTAAAGCTACTAATTTTAAAATTTCAGTTTCGAACTTGGGTTTCGAAAAATTTGAACAAGAATTTACTTTTCCAGCTGGAGAATCAAAATATATAATTCCAAGTTTCACTTTGCAACAATCGTCCGAACTATTACAAGAAGTTGTTATTGATGGTGTACCTACTGTAGTTGTGAAAGGCGATACGTTAGAATATACGATGAAAGACTTGAAGTTGCGAGATGGGTCTGTTGCAGAAGATGCCTTGAAAAAATTACAAGGAGTAGAGGTTGACAAAGACGGTAATGTGACTGCTCAAGGAGAATCTGTAAAACGAGTTCGTATCAATGGTAAGGACTTCTTTGGAGGTGATGTTAAAACAGCAACACAAAATTTACCAGCAAATATTATTGAGAAAATGCAAATCGTGGATGACTATGGTGATATGGCAAATATAACGGGTAATAAAAATGGAGATTCAGAGAAAGTCTTGAATATCCAGATTGACCCGAAATACAACCAAGGCCATATGACTACTTTGCGAGCAGGCTATGGTACAGAGGATCGTTATCAGGCTACAGGAATGTGGATGGGCATGAGAGAGGGAGAGCAGATTTCAGTTTTAGGTAATCTAAATAATACGAATGCACCATTGTTTGATTTTAATACGAGTGGTGGTGGTGCTCGTCGTCAACAAGGGGGTGGAGGACGTCGAGGAGGGGATATGTTTGGAGGTTCTAATGGATTGACTAAGTTAGGTTCAATAGGATTGAATGCTCGAAAAGATTTTTCGGATAAATTGACTGTTTATGGTAGTTATAGTTATAGCCATAGCAACAATACCACGTTGTCCGATATGTTCCAACAAAATACATTAAGGGATATCATACAAAACGATAGTATTCATTCAAACTCGAATACGATTGGTGCTAGCCATCGCTTTGAAGCGAACTTAGAATGGAAACCTTCAACTAGAGATTATATTAAAATATCACCTCAATTTGGATTTGATGATGGAGATGCAAATGCGTTAACAAATTCAATTACTTATCGAAATGAAGAATTTAATAACTCACAAGATCAAAACACGTTCACACATTCAACAGCACCTCGCTATGGTATTAGTGGTTTATATAATCGTAAACTGAACGATAAGGGACGTAATGTCTTCTTAAATATGAATTATAATAATGCTAAAACGGATAAAGATCAGAATGCGATATTACAACGATTGTTAGAAGATCCTAATAATGCAAACGCTTCTTTAAATTCAATTTATGAGAGAACAATACAAGAAGCAAGTAATAAAAGTTGGAATGCAGGTGCTTCATTGAATTATACGGAGCCATTATCTGAGAAAGGAAAATTGGAGCTAACTTACGATTTCAATAAGAATAAATATGACAACTCAAATTTACAGCAAGGTTTTGATAAGGAAAATAATCCTATTAGTGATGATCCAAAATTAAATTTTGATTACAATTATGATTACTCCTTTACCACACATAGGATTGGAGCGAACTATTTGTATAGCGGAGATAAAGTAACCTACTCCATTGGTGCAGCTGCACAACCCTCTCAATTAAGAGGCGATGCCATTAGCTCTGACTTATCTGTACCAATATATCGCAATAATTTAAACTGGATGCCAATCGCTCGTTTTGAATATAAATTTTCACGTCAAAGTAATTTGTCAGTGAATTATTCAGGATCAGCAACAGAACCCTCCGTTACACAGATTCTACCTTTTGATATGAGCACAAATCGTACAAGCATTGTGATGGGTAATGCAGACTTAAATCCAGAATTTAATCATCAAATGAATATTAGATTCAGGAAAAATGATTTTCAAAAAGGAAATAATTTCTTTGCTTTTGTAAATGCAAATTTAGCCAATAATAAGATTGTGAGTTTAAATAAATCATATTTGGGAGCATTGAGAAACAGTAATACGGGCGCTATTGATACCACGTTGATATCAGAAACACGATATTTAAATGAAACAAATGATCACCCTTATGGCATTAGTACTTTCTATCATTACGGTAAGTCATTGAAAGAAAAAACATATAATATTATGTTGATGGGAGGAATATCCTTTAATAAAAGGATAGGGTATTCTTCTACAGATAGCTTAGATAATGTCGGTTTAAAAAACATTTCAAAAAATATCGTTTTTAATCAAGGTTTGATGTTTAGGTATAATCCTTCTGAAAATTTTGAAATTAATCCTGGGGTAAGATATCAGTATAATCATACTGAAAACTCATTGACGAATAGAACAACAAATATTTCTTCTTGGACACCGACTTTAATTGGTTCTGTAAATATTACGCCTTCAACTATTTTTGGTGCGGACTTATCAAAACAATTTAATCAAGGTTATGGATCTGGAATTAATGCTAATCCCTTTATCATTAATACCTATGTTGAGCAGAAGTTCTTAAAAGGTCAACGAGGAACAGTTCGCTTACAAGCTTTTGATTTATTAAATGAACAAACAAATGTATCTAGAACTGTTAGCGAATCCATGATCACAGATAGTCGCACGAATCGTTTGGGACGCTATTTTATGTTGTTGTTTACCTATAAATTCCAAAAATTTGCATTGGGTTCTCCTGATGGAGACGATAAATCACGAGGAGGTATGCGACCTCCTCGTATGTAA
- a CDS encoding GNAT family N-acetyltransferase yields the protein MLIFEKLTPENIDTIVAMMQDFYAIDGYHMDANSSRDNFKTFLQDDKLGQSWLIKENDLVLGYIIVVYFFSFEFKGRVALLDELYLNADARGKGVGKKAVQFVQEYVKDAACKLVLLEVEEHNFPAQKLYESQGFVFHPRKIMRYSIENFN from the coding sequence ATGCTCATATTTGAAAAATTAACACCTGAAAATATTGATACCATAGTTGCGATGATGCAAGATTTCTATGCAATTGATGGATATCATATGGATGCTAACTCAAGTAGAGATAATTTTAAAACTTTTCTCCAAGATGATAAATTGGGTCAATCCTGGTTAATCAAAGAAAATGATTTAGTATTGGGCTATATTATTGTTGTTTATTTCTTTAGCTTTGAATTTAAAGGAAGAGTTGCCTTATTAGATGAATTGTATCTCAATGCAGATGCTAGAGGGAAGGGCGTCGGGAAAAAAGCGGTACAGTTTGTTCAAGAATATGTAAAAGATGCTGCTTGTAAACTTGTTTTGTTAGAAGTGGAAGAACATAATTTTCCCGCTCAGAAATTATATGAAAGTCAAGGATTTGTTTTTCATCCGAGAAAAATCATGCGCTATAGCATCGAAAATTTTAACTAG